The DNA sequence CCAAGCTACGCCGGCGCCTTCAACGCCGCGCTGGCGGTATCGAGGTCGTGAAAGATCGGAATGATCGCCTCGATCCCGGTGACCTTGAGCACCTCCTCCACCAGCGACTGCGGGTTGAGAAGCGCCATGCGACCGCCGTTCTGCCGCAGGACGCGGGCGTTGGTGAGAAGCGCGCGGATGCCGATCGAGGCGAGAAACGGCACCTGCGACAGATCGATCAGCAGGCGCGCCGCCCGCGTCGCCGCGAGCGAGCTCAAGCGCTCGTCGATCGCCTCCACCCCCGCGCTGTCCAGACGACCCGAGAGCTGGACGCGATCGATCCCGTCTGCCAGTTGCTGCACCTGCAAATCCATCGGCCTTCCTTCTGCCACGCGAACACCGTTGTCGAGAATCCCGCCGCTCGAGCCCGGGCAGGCCGCATCTGCGCGCGCCCCCAGGCTCGCCGCGTATCGTACAAGTTTCCGCTGGATCAAACGAGGGTGCGCACCAGCTCGGAGCCGTAGTTGGTGCAGTCGAACGCGTGCAGGCCGAACTCGTCGGCCAGCTTCTGGAAGACGCGCAGCCCGCGGACCGAGTTCCCCTTCGCATCGAGCCGCGGCGAGAAGGTGCCGATGCCGAGCTGTCGGTTGACCACACCCAGCACGCCGCCGCCGACCCCGCTCTTCGCCGGTATGCCAACGTCGAGCGCCCAGTTTCCCGAGTAGTCGTACATGCCGCAGGTGAACATCACCGAAAGCGTGTCGCGCACTGCCGCCACGTCGAACACGAACTCGCCCGTGAACGGGTTCTCCCCGATGTTGGCAAGCGTGGCACCCATCTGCGCCAGGTCCGCCGCCGTCACCAGAATCGAGCACTGCCGGAAGTAGAGGTCCAGCGCCGGCTCGATCGGCTGCCGGGCAGCTCCGACGCAGAGCAGCAGATGACCGATGGCGCGGTTGCGGTGGCCGGTTTCAGCCTCCGAGCGATAGACCGAATCCGAAAGACGCAGCGTGCGCCCCGCCGCCTTGGAGAAGCGGTCCAGCAGGAAATCGAATGCCTCGTCCTGCCACACACGATGCAGCAGCGCCGATACGGTGATCGCGCCGGCGTTGACCATCGGGTTGAAAGGTCGATCGGTGTGCGGATCGAAGACGATGGCATTGAACGCATCGCCGCTCGGCTCAACACCCACGTGCCGGAACACTTCCTCGCGTCCCAGGAGTTCCAGCGCCAGACAATAGGTGAGCGCCTTGGAGATCGACTGGATGGTGAACTCGGTCTCGGCATCCCCGCACACCCACAACCGACCGTCGATGGTGGCAAGCGCAACACCGAACCGGTCGGGATCGACGGTCGCGAGTTCGGGAATGTAACTGGCGACTTCGCCCTGCCGACCGGGCAGGCACTGCTCGAAGACGCTGGTCAGACCAACTTCGATGGCGGGTTGTGACGCGACGTGGCCGATCGCTGAATCGTCCATCCCCTTTTCTCCTTGTCGTTGCTCGCGGGCGACGTCCAAAAGCGTGGGTACGTTCGCATCGGACGTGCCATAGTGTTCTGGCATAGCCTTGCAGGCGGAAGGTCTTGAATACGCACAGAAATGGTTTCCGTCCGGCGAACCCGACGATGCCGCCTCGCACTTCCCTTGGGCATCCCGGATGCGATGCGCACCATCTTGGCCTAGCCCGAGACCGCGGAGCCGCCAAGCTGCGCGGGCACGATGTCACGCCGCAGTAACAGTCGCGCTATAGTCTGGCGGGTCCGGTCGGCGACATCGCCGGCTGTGCGCGGCGCCTTGCCGCCGGACTGGAGGACAGTAAATGGAACTGCAGATGACCGACCTCGGCAACGCTTCGAGAATTGCCCTGCAAGGGCGTCTTGACACACCCGGCGTCGATCAGATCGAAACGCGGTTTACCGCAAGCGTTGTTTCCCCCGGCAAGAATGTCTTGGTGGATCTGTCCGGGGTCACCTTTGTCTCTTCGATGGGCATCCGCATGCTGATCGGCACCGCAAGGTCGCTCAATCGCAAGCAGGCCAGAATGATCCTGTTCGGACCGCAGGCGCTGGTGCGGGAATCCCTGGATCACGTTTCGATCAACGACGTGATCCCGCTCGTGGGCACCGAAGCGCAGGCGCTCGAACTGCTCGGGGCCTGAGCGGAAACCCCGGTCCCTAGCGTCATGGATGAGCCAGGGACACGCTGTGGACCCGGTGGCGCACCGCCGACCGAGGCAGTGCTGCTGCTTGAAGTGGGGACCGACACCGCCGCGTTTGCGGCCGCGCAGGAGGCCCTGCACGCGTATCTCGAAGCGGCAGGCGTGGATGAGCGCGCCGTCTTTCGTACCGAGCTCGCCTTCGAGGAACTCGTCACCAACGTCGTCCGCCACGGATACGGGGGTCCGCGGTCGAACCTGACACCGATCGACGTTTCAGTGTCGATCCGGGACGACGAAATCGGGCTAACGGTGGAGGACCCTGGTCCCCCCTTCGATCCCTCCAAGGCTGTCGCCGCGCCGCTGCCCAAGCGCATCGAGGACGCAAACATCGGCGGTCTGGGGCTGCGCCTCGTGCACAGCGTTGCTCGGCGCATCGACTACGCGCGCGTCGCCGGCAGAAATCGCGTCACCGTAGCCATCGCCCGGACCTGACGGCACGCACCCGGCGGCAATCTGCCGCGTTGTCACGCCGCTGTCACGGTTCCGTAACCGGCGAAGCTTATCCTTGGCGTCCACTTTTGCTGCGGGAAGCGTCCATCATGAAACTGTTCGAACTCGTTTCCATCGTGCCGAAGCGCGCCGCGTTCGTCGCCGCATCGGTCTTCATCGCCACCGCACCGGCTGCGGCCCAGCAGGTCATCGTCGGCGCCGGCGCCACCTTCCCTGCCCCGCTCTATGCGAAATGGGCGGAAGCCTACAACAAGGCGACCGGTACCAAAGTGAACTACCAGTCGGTGGGTTCCGGAGCGGGCATCAAGCAGATCCAGGGCAAGACCGTCGACTTCGGTGCCTCCGACATGCCGCTCAAGCCCGAAGATCTCGCCAAGGATGGCCTCATCCAGTTCCCCACCGTCATCGGTGGCGTGGTCCCCGTGGTGAACGTTCCCGGCATCAAGCCCGGTGAGCTCAAGATGACCGGTCCGCTGCTCGCCGACATCTATCTCGGCAAGATCAAGAACTGGAACGATCCGGCGATTGCCAGCCTCAACCCCGGCGTCAAGCTGCCCGACCAGGCCATCGCGACGGTCAACCGCGCCGACGGCTCGGGCACCACCTTCATCTTCACCAACTACCTCTCCAAGGTCAGCCCGGAATGGAAGGAGAAGGTCGGTGAAGGCACGGCGGTGAAATGGATCGGCGGCCTCGGCGGCAAGGGCAACGAGGGCGTGTCCGCCTTCCTGCAGCGCGTGCCCGGCGCCATCGGCTACGTCGAGTACGCCTACGCCAAGCAGAACAAGCTGTCGCACGTGCTGCTGAAGAACGCGGACGGCGAGTTCGTCGGGCCGAGCGCCGAGTCGTTCAAGGCAGCCGCCGCCAGCGCGAACTGGGGCAACAGCTTCTACGAGATCCTCACCAACGAGTCGGGCAAGGGAAGCTGGCCGATCACCGGCGCCACGTTCATCCTCATGCACAAGGTGCAGGACAAGCCGGAGAACGCCGCGGCGACCATCAAATTCTTCGACTGGGCGTACAAGAGCGGCAGTGACCTCGCGGAGCAGCTCGACTACGTGCCGCTGCCGACCAACGTCGTGGGCATGATCCAGAAGCAGTTCGCCGATATCCGCGACGGTTCAGGCAAGGCGGTCGTCGCCGCCCGGTACTGAGCGCAGCTCAGCGTCTCAAGAAAGCAGAAGAAGTAGCGCAGTTCAGCGGTCGCGGGT is a window from the Betaproteobacteria bacterium genome containing:
- a CDS encoding STAS domain-containing protein translates to MDLQVQQLADGIDRVQLSGRLDSAGVEAIDERLSSLAATRAARLLIDLSQVPFLASIGIRALLTNARVLRQNGGRMALLNPQSLVEEVLKVTGIEAIIPIFHDLDTASAALKAPA
- the glsA gene encoding glutaminase A, whose product is MDDSAIGHVASQPAIEVGLTSVFEQCLPGRQGEVASYIPELATVDPDRFGVALATIDGRLWVCGDAETEFTIQSISKALTYCLALELLGREEVFRHVGVEPSGDAFNAIVFDPHTDRPFNPMVNAGAITVSALLHRVWQDEAFDFLLDRFSKAAGRTLRLSDSVYRSEAETGHRNRAIGHLLLCVGAARQPIEPALDLYFRQCSILVTAADLAQMGATLANIGENPFTGEFVFDVAAVRDTLSVMFTCGMYDYSGNWALDVGIPAKSGVGGGVLGVVNRQLGIGTFSPRLDAKGNSVRGLRVFQKLADEFGLHAFDCTNYGSELVRTLV
- a CDS encoding STAS domain-containing protein, whose amino-acid sequence is MELQMTDLGNASRIALQGRLDTPGVDQIETRFTASVVSPGKNVLVDLSGVTFVSSMGIRMLIGTARSLNRKQARMILFGPQALVRESLDHVSINDVIPLVGTEAQALELLGA
- a CDS encoding ATP-binding protein; this translates as MDEPGTRCGPGGAPPTEAVLLLEVGTDTAAFAAAQEALHAYLEAAGVDERAVFRTELAFEELVTNVVRHGYGGPRSNLTPIDVSVSIRDDEIGLTVEDPGPPFDPSKAVAAPLPKRIEDANIGGLGLRLVHSVARRIDYARVAGRNRVTVAIART
- the pstS gene encoding phosphate ABC transporter substrate-binding protein PstS, giving the protein MKLFELVSIVPKRAAFVAASVFIATAPAAAQQVIVGAGATFPAPLYAKWAEAYNKATGTKVNYQSVGSGAGIKQIQGKTVDFGASDMPLKPEDLAKDGLIQFPTVIGGVVPVVNVPGIKPGELKMTGPLLADIYLGKIKNWNDPAIASLNPGVKLPDQAIATVNRADGSGTTFIFTNYLSKVSPEWKEKVGEGTAVKWIGGLGGKGNEGVSAFLQRVPGAIGYVEYAYAKQNKLSHVLLKNADGEFVGPSAESFKAAAASANWGNSFYEILTNESGKGSWPITGATFILMHKVQDKPENAAATIKFFDWAYKSGSDLAEQLDYVPLPTNVVGMIQKQFADIRDGSGKAVVAARY